The proteins below come from a single Halomonas binhaiensis genomic window:
- a CDS encoding acyl-CoA dehydrogenase family protein — MSKDADRAISRETHESGDHAPRERLATHEVVNQPCIGGDFNAFSDDMPLRHLAAREAPEWIVQHLTTLGQQVGSSDVQALGETANRHPPELHLFDRYGRRLDEVYYHPAYHALMRLAIGHGIHSIAWREEGRGGHQAHIAGLYLMTQAEAGVCCPVTMTHAALPVLRQDTRLPALWTQGLMSTDYDPRPLPATAKKGLTFGMAMTEKQGGSDVRANTTRAEACEDGWRLVGHKWFCSAPMSDAFLTLAQHDEGLSCFMVPRFSPDGERNPMEIQRLKDKCGNRSNASAEIEYLYAWAQPIGEPGRGIATILEMVQQTRLDAATAPIGMMRQAWREVWHHLNQRKAFGTTLTRQPLMRILLADMAVEIEAGLALCLRTARAFDRASQGDRHEAALARLLPSLAKYWHNKRGPGFMAEAMECLGGIGYVEEAPLARLYREAPVNSIWEGSGNVICLDVLRVLARHPESIDALRQEFAPIHHQSSVLDRALGALECELPAPVEDLLPRARWITQRLAQCFQARLLLEHSPSCIAEAYCRSRLGNEASPAYGVLPRGTSVDEILQRAIPAA; from the coding sequence ATGTCCAAGGATGCCGACCGAGCCATCAGTCGTGAAACGCATGAGTCGGGCGACCATGCTCCCCGCGAACGTCTTGCCACGCATGAGGTGGTCAATCAGCCCTGTATTGGCGGAGACTTCAATGCTTTCAGTGACGATATGCCCTTGCGCCACCTAGCGGCCAGGGAGGCTCCGGAATGGATCGTCCAGCACCTCACCACTCTGGGACAGCAGGTCGGCAGCAGTGACGTTCAGGCTCTGGGTGAAACCGCCAACCGTCACCCTCCAGAACTTCACCTGTTCGACCGTTATGGCCGACGACTGGACGAAGTGTACTACCACCCGGCCTATCACGCGCTGATGCGACTTGCCATCGGCCATGGCATTCATTCTATTGCTTGGCGGGAAGAAGGTCGCGGTGGGCATCAGGCCCATATAGCAGGCCTTTACCTGATGACCCAGGCAGAAGCTGGTGTATGTTGCCCTGTCACCATGACCCACGCGGCATTACCCGTATTGCGCCAGGACACCCGACTCCCGGCTCTCTGGACACAGGGCCTGATGTCGACCGACTACGACCCTCGACCACTACCCGCTACGGCCAAGAAGGGACTGACCTTCGGCATGGCAATGACCGAGAAGCAAGGAGGGAGCGATGTTCGCGCCAACACCACCCGGGCCGAGGCCTGCGAGGATGGCTGGAGGCTCGTTGGTCACAAGTGGTTCTGCAGCGCCCCCATGTCCGATGCCTTCCTGACCCTGGCCCAGCATGATGAAGGCCTGAGCTGCTTCATGGTGCCACGCTTCTCCCCGGACGGTGAGCGCAACCCCATGGAGATCCAGAGGCTCAAGGACAAGTGCGGCAATCGCTCCAATGCTTCCGCCGAAATCGAATACCTCTACGCTTGGGCACAACCCATTGGCGAGCCCGGGCGCGGCATTGCCACCATTCTGGAAATGGTGCAGCAGACTCGCCTGGATGCTGCCACCGCCCCCATCGGCATGATGCGTCAGGCATGGCGCGAAGTCTGGCATCACCTCAACCAGCGCAAGGCCTTTGGCACGACGCTGACAAGGCAACCTCTGATGCGCATTCTGCTTGCCGATATGGCTGTGGAAATTGAAGCAGGCCTTGCCTTGTGTCTGCGCACCGCACGCGCCTTTGATCGCGCCAGCCAGGGCGACCGTCACGAAGCAGCCCTGGCCCGACTGCTGCCTAGCCTGGCGAAGTATTGGCACAACAAGCGCGGCCCAGGATTCATGGCGGAGGCCATGGAGTGCCTGGGCGGTATCGGTTATGTCGAGGAGGCGCCACTGGCACGGCTGTATCGAGAGGCCCCGGTCAACTCCATCTGGGAAGGTTCTGGCAATGTCATCTGTCTGGATGTACTGCGTGTGCTGGCACGTCATCCTGAGTCTATCGATGCATTACGCCAGGAATTCGCTCCCATTCACCATCAAAGCTCGGTACTGGACCGTGCACTCGGCGCACTTGAATGCGAGCTCCCGGCTCCAGTGGAGGATCTGCTGCCACGAGCACGCTGGATCACTCAGCGCCTGGCACAATGCTTCCAGGCCAGGTTGTTGCTCGAGCACTCGCCGTCATGCATTGCCGAGGCATATTGTCGTTCGCGCCTCGGCAACGAGGCCAGTCCAGCTTATGGTGTGTTACCGAGGGGCACTTCGGTTGACGAGATCCTGCAGCGCGCCATACCCGCCGCTTGA
- a CDS encoding LysE family translocator codes for MPLSLWMSLAAICAMGAMSPGPSLAMVLRHTLGGGRAPGVIAGVSHAFGVGFYALLTVWGLGAVIERHPALFQVITWGGAAYLAWLGIKALRAGRGGALHAQAAQTSMGHAARDGLMVALANPKLILFFVALLSQFVTPDMGAGQRAIIVLTAMLIDGGWYILVALGLSHSRVLPWLQARAHWINRITGVLLLGIAIRVVLG; via the coding sequence ATGCCGCTATCACTGTGGATGTCCTTGGCTGCCATCTGTGCCATGGGAGCGATGTCGCCAGGTCCCAGTCTGGCTATGGTATTGCGCCACACCTTGGGGGGCGGTCGAGCTCCAGGGGTCATCGCGGGGGTGTCCCATGCCTTTGGCGTCGGCTTCTACGCGTTGCTGACGGTCTGGGGGTTGGGGGCAGTGATCGAGCGTCATCCTGCCCTTTTTCAGGTGATCACCTGGGGCGGTGCCGCCTATCTAGCCTGGCTAGGCATCAAGGCTCTGCGGGCAGGACGTGGGGGAGCGCTGCATGCGCAGGCTGCACAGACCAGCATGGGGCATGCCGCCAGGGATGGGCTGATGGTGGCGCTGGCCAACCCCAAGCTGATCCTGTTCTTCGTGGCGCTGCTTAGCCAGTTTGTGACGCCTGACATGGGGGCTGGGCAGCGCGCGATCATTGTGCTGACGGCCATGCTCATTGATGGCGGCTGGTACATCCTGGTGGCGCTGGGCCTGTCTCATTCTCGTGTCCTGCCATGGCTGCAGGCCCGGGCTCACTGGATCAACCGTATTACAGGCGTCTTGCTGCTCGGTATTGCCATTCGGGTCGTGCTGGGATGA
- a CDS encoding SLC13 family permease: protein MAASRNHAVPSSSVASRIGLVLGPLFLLITLLLPAPTGMAPAAWHCVGMALLMACWWSTEAIPIPVTSLLPIVLAPALGISDIKTASAAFANPIIYLFLGGFLLGIAMQTWSLHRRIALHVLQAVGSQPRRQVAGFMIATGFLSMWVSNTATAIMMLPIGISVLSLMERSDPAELRRFATALLLGIAYSASIGGVATLIGTPPNALLAGYLAQEQGIDLGFAQWMLVGLPIAVVMMVTAWWWLTRRDFQLVIGDDEGGNMHDMISRQLHDMGPMSSAERRVAMLFLAAAAAWIARPLLNSTGLSWLSDTSIAIVAGMALFLIPSGRNKGEKLMVWEDAVKLPWGILLLFGGGLALASAISSSGLAEWIANQLSMLGALPLLAVITGVVLVIIFLTEVTSNTATAAAFLPLLGALALSLDIPIMLITVPAAIAASCAFMMPVATPPNAIVFATGHMKIQPMIRAGFALNLLSTVIVTLMAYALITLLW, encoded by the coding sequence ATGGCAGCTTCTCGTAATCACGCTGTACCCAGCTCATCCGTGGCCAGCCGTATTGGCTTGGTGCTTGGTCCGCTGTTTCTTCTCATCACCCTGCTACTTCCAGCCCCCACGGGCATGGCGCCAGCCGCCTGGCACTGTGTGGGCATGGCATTGCTGATGGCTTGCTGGTGGTCCACTGAGGCGATTCCCATTCCCGTCACCTCTTTGTTACCCATCGTGCTGGCACCTGCCCTCGGCATTTCCGATATCAAGACAGCCTCGGCGGCCTTTGCCAACCCGATCATCTATCTGTTTCTCGGTGGCTTCCTGCTCGGCATCGCCATGCAGACCTGGAGCCTGCACCGACGTATTGCCCTGCATGTGCTGCAGGCTGTAGGAAGTCAGCCACGCCGTCAGGTGGCCGGCTTCATGATCGCCACTGGCTTTCTGAGCATGTGGGTGTCCAACACGGCAACCGCCATCATGATGCTGCCCATCGGCATCTCCGTACTGAGCCTGATGGAGCGCTCCGATCCGGCTGAGCTCCGCCGTTTTGCCACTGCCTTGCTGCTGGGTATCGCCTACTCGGCCAGCATCGGCGGCGTAGCCACGTTGATTGGCACCCCGCCCAATGCTTTGCTGGCTGGTTACCTGGCCCAGGAGCAGGGTATCGACCTTGGCTTCGCCCAGTGGATGCTGGTGGGCCTGCCAATTGCCGTGGTGATGATGGTGACGGCCTGGTGGTGGCTGACTCGTCGCGACTTCCAATTAGTGATTGGAGATGATGAAGGCGGAAACATGCATGACATGATTTCCAGGCAGCTCCACGACATGGGACCGATGAGCAGCGCCGAACGCCGTGTGGCCATGCTGTTTCTTGCCGCCGCAGCGGCCTGGATCGCGCGACCGTTGCTCAACAGCACAGGTTTGTCCTGGCTATCAGATACTTCCATCGCCATCGTGGCCGGCATGGCCCTGTTCCTGATTCCCAGCGGTCGTAACAAGGGCGAGAAGCTGATGGTATGGGAAGATGCCGTCAAACTGCCCTGGGGCATTCTGCTGCTGTTTGGGGGTGGCCTGGCACTGGCAAGCGCCATCAGCAGTTCAGGACTGGCAGAGTGGATCGCCAATCAACTATCGATGCTGGGCGCCTTGCCGTTGCTAGCCGTCATCACTGGTGTGGTGCTGGTAATCATCTTCCTCACCGAGGTAACGTCCAATACCGCGACAGCGGCTGCTTTCCTGCCACTGCTCGGCGCATTGGCCCTGTCACTGGATATTCCGATCATGCTGATCACGGTGCCTGCCGCCATAGCTGCCAGCTGTGCCTTCATGATGCCCGTGGCCACGCCCCCCAACGCCATCGTGTTTGCCACTGGGCACATGAAGATTCAGCCCATGATCCGCGCCGGCTTCGCACTCAACCTGCTGAGCACAGTGATCGTCACCTTGATGGCCTATGCATTGATTACCTTGTTGTGGTGA
- the tgt gene encoding tRNA guanosine(34) transglycosylase Tgt gives MRKECFMSFEHLASDGRARRGRITFPRGTIETPTFMPVGTYGTVKGMTPDSVKEIGAEIILGNTFHLWLRPGTEVIEKHGDLHDFAQWDKPILTDSGGFQVFSLGEMRKITEEGVHFRSPVDGSKVFMGPEESMAVQRSLGSDIVMIFDECTPYPATHDEARKSMEMSLRWAKRSRTAHADSPSALFGIIQGGMYADLREQSLKGLEDIGFDGYAIGGLSVGEPKDEMIKVLDYLPEWMPADRPRYLMGVGKPEDLVEGVRRGVDMFDCVMPTRNARNGHLFTFEGTIKIRNAKYRHDTRPLEEDCDCHTCQHFSRAYLHHLDRCGEMLGAMLNTIHNLRHYQRVMAGLRGAIEAGTLADFVEGFYAQRGLPVPPAPN, from the coding sequence ATGCGTAAAGAATGTTTCATGAGCTTCGAACACCTGGCCAGTGATGGCCGGGCACGCAGGGGCCGTATCACTTTTCCTCGGGGCACCATCGAAACCCCGACCTTCATGCCTGTCGGCACCTACGGCACGGTCAAGGGCATGACGCCAGACTCCGTCAAGGAAATTGGCGCCGAAATCATCCTTGGCAACACCTTTCACCTATGGCTGCGCCCGGGTACAGAGGTGATCGAGAAGCATGGCGACCTGCACGATTTCGCTCAGTGGGACAAGCCAATCCTCACGGATTCCGGTGGCTTTCAGGTATTCTCCCTCGGTGAAATGCGCAAGATCACCGAGGAAGGTGTGCATTTCCGATCCCCCGTCGACGGCTCCAAGGTCTTCATGGGGCCCGAGGAGTCCATGGCCGTACAGCGCTCCCTGGGATCGGACATCGTCATGATCTTTGACGAATGCACGCCCTACCCGGCGACCCACGACGAAGCTCGCAAGTCCATGGAGATGTCCCTGCGCTGGGCCAAGCGTTCGCGCACCGCCCACGCCGATTCACCTTCAGCGCTGTTCGGTATCATCCAGGGCGGCATGTATGCAGACCTGCGCGAGCAGTCCCTCAAGGGACTCGAGGACATCGGCTTCGACGGCTATGCCATCGGTGGATTATCAGTAGGCGAGCCCAAGGACGAAATGATCAAGGTCCTCGACTATCTGCCAGAGTGGATGCCCGCGGACAGGCCTCGTTACCTCATGGGAGTCGGCAAGCCAGAAGACCTGGTGGAAGGTGTACGCCGTGGCGTGGACATGTTCGACTGCGTGATGCCGACCCGCAATGCGCGTAACGGCCATCTGTTCACCTTCGAGGGAACCATCAAGATCCGCAACGCCAAGTACCGCCATGACACTCGTCCTCTCGAAGAGGACTGTGACTGCCATACTTGTCAGCATTTCTCCCGCGCTTACCTGCACCATCTTGACCGTTGCGGTGAGATGCTCGGGGCAATGTTGAACACTATCCACAACCTGCGTCATTACCAGCGCGTGATGGCCGGTTTGCGCGGTGCTATCGAAGCGGGTACATTGGCGGACTTCGTGGAAGGGTTCTACGCGCAGCGCGGGCTGCCGGTACCCCCTGCTCCGAATTGA
- the arsH gene encoding arsenical resistance protein ArsH, giving the protein MTLTTITPHDLPNHDLPNIDPEQLRPIDEGMLVAPGEAQHAPRILVLYGSLRERSYSRLVAEEAGRLLRWFGCEVRTFDPRDLPLPDATGADHPKIQELRDLAAWSEGMVWVSPERHGAMTAIMKAQIDWIPLSLGGIRPTQGKTLALMQVCGGSQSFNAVNQMRILGRWMRMLTIPNQSSVPKAFTEFDDDGRMKSSPLYLRIVDVCEELVKFTLLTRGRSEYLTDRYSERVESAEQVSQRVNQGSV; this is encoded by the coding sequence ATGACACTGACAACGATAACGCCGCATGACCTTCCCAATCATGACCTTCCCAATATAGACCCGGAGCAGCTTCGTCCCATCGACGAAGGCATGTTGGTCGCCCCGGGGGAGGCGCAGCACGCTCCGCGAATTCTGGTGCTGTATGGTTCCTTGCGCGAACGTTCATACTCCCGGTTGGTCGCGGAGGAAGCGGGGCGTTTGCTGCGCTGGTTTGGCTGCGAAGTACGGACCTTCGACCCAAGGGACCTTCCCTTGCCCGATGCCACTGGCGCCGATCACCCAAAAATTCAAGAGCTGCGCGATCTTGCCGCATGGTCAGAGGGCATGGTGTGGGTCAGCCCGGAACGGCATGGGGCGATGACGGCCATCATGAAAGCCCAGATAGACTGGATTCCTCTGTCTCTTGGTGGAATACGTCCGACCCAGGGCAAGACCTTGGCATTGATGCAGGTATGTGGCGGAAGCCAGAGTTTCAATGCGGTCAATCAAATGCGCATTCTGGGGCGCTGGATGCGCATGCTGACGATCCCCAATCAGTCTTCGGTACCCAAGGCTTTCACCGAGTTCGATGACGACGGTCGCATGAAGTCTTCGCCTCTCTATCTGCGTATCGTGGATGTATGCGAAGAGCTGGTGAAGTTTACCTTGCTGACTCGGGGGCGCAGCGAGTACCTGACCGACCGTTATTCCGAGCGGGTAGAGAGTGCTGAACAAGTGTCTCAGCGCGTTAACCAGGGCTCTGTATAG
- a CDS encoding glutathione peroxidase → MSVHDHECRTHSGEPFNLRALRGQVLLIVNVASKCGFTPQLAELEALYREHRERGFTVLGFPCNQFGRQSPESAEMFCTFGERQYGVTFPLMEKVAVNGSLTHPLFRELKEAAPGVMGTRAIKWNFTKFLVARDGRVIRRFAPKDGADAMLVVLEEALDEPIA, encoded by the coding sequence ATGAGCGTACATGATCATGAATGCCGCACCCATAGCGGCGAGCCCTTCAACTTGCGGGCCTTGAGGGGACAAGTGCTGTTGATCGTCAATGTGGCCAGCAAATGTGGTTTCACCCCGCAATTGGCTGAGCTGGAAGCGCTATACCGTGAGCATCGTGAACGCGGCTTCACGGTATTGGGGTTTCCCTGCAATCAGTTCGGTCGTCAATCGCCAGAGTCTGCTGAAATGTTCTGTACTTTTGGTGAACGCCAATACGGCGTGACGTTTCCTTTGATGGAAAAGGTGGCTGTCAATGGTTCCCTGACGCATCCTCTGTTTCGTGAGCTCAAGGAAGCCGCACCGGGCGTGATGGGGACCCGGGCGATCAAGTGGAACTTCACCAAGTTTCTGGTGGCACGTGACGGCCGGGTAATACGGCGCTTTGCACCAAAAGATGGTGCGGATGCCATGCTGGTGGTGTTGGAGGAAGCGTTGGATGAGCCTATCGCTTAA
- a CDS encoding NUDIX hydrolase codes for MSMDSIAAANVAEASVSQVTARERIQLVDARNRPCGSAWRAQMRRMSYWHRATYIVVRNSAGLLCAQRRTLQKEVFPGGIDLAAGGVVCAGEAVRHSAERELAEELGIRKVKLGKELAFVYRQDGHHIFGSVYGVVHDGPLELQEEEVAQVFWVEPDEAMALPGVTPDTLLAVRRLRERERW; via the coding sequence ATGTCCATGGATAGCATTGCTGCCGCCAACGTCGCTGAGGCATCTGTCAGCCAGGTGACCGCCAGGGAACGGATCCAGCTGGTCGATGCCCGCAACCGGCCGTGCGGCAGTGCATGGCGTGCGCAGATGCGACGCATGAGCTATTGGCACCGTGCAACCTATATTGTGGTGCGTAACTCTGCAGGATTGTTGTGTGCCCAGCGCCGGACGCTGCAGAAGGAAGTTTTTCCCGGTGGTATCGACCTGGCAGCAGGGGGGGTGGTATGTGCCGGAGAGGCAGTGCGTCATTCTGCAGAGCGGGAACTGGCTGAAGAGCTAGGCATCAGAAAAGTGAAACTGGGTAAAGAGTTGGCGTTTGTTTATCGCCAGGATGGCCATCATATCTTCGGTAGTGTCTATGGAGTGGTCCACGATGGCCCGCTGGAGCTGCAAGAAGAAGAAGTGGCCCAGGTGTTCTGGGTCGAGCCTGATGAAGCCATGGCCCTGCCTGGGGTGACGCCGGATACTCTGCTTGCCGTGCGCCGGTTGCGCGAGCGGGAAAGGTGGTGA
- a CDS encoding DUF7079 family protein, with product MDAQTLVDERGELWLALAPLWLEREPREADYARMVEVITRHDISLKELEWIFRLELAPVLSRSQMSVAGEWRKFDDLQLMKRLVAHNLRLKGWRRKTWALFSGLTTMMTRHRFNELVERVAVARGEAV from the coding sequence CACAAACCCTGGTCGATGAACGCGGCGAATTGTGGCTGGCCCTGGCCCCGCTGTGGCTGGAGCGAGAGCCTCGCGAGGCCGATTATGCCCGCATGGTGGAAGTCATCACCCGTCACGACATCAGCCTGAAGGAACTGGAGTGGATCTTCCGCCTGGAACTGGCGCCTGTGCTATCGCGCTCACAGATGTCAGTGGCAGGCGAATGGAGAAAGTTTGACGACCTGCAGCTGATGAAGCGCCTGGTCGCCCATAACCTGAGACTCAAGGGTTGGCGACGCAAGACCTGGGCACTGTTCTCGGGGCTGACCACCATGATGACACGCCACCGCTTCAACGAGCTGGTAGAACGTGTCGCCGTTGCGCGTGGTGAGGCCGTTTAA
- the arsB gene encoding ACR3 family arsenite efflux transporter, whose product MSEQHMATQAEETSGGMGLFERYLSLWVALAIVAGVALGQFAPSVPNALARFEYAQVSIPVAMLIWAMIFPMMAQIDFNAVAGVRKEPKGLAITTVVNWLIKPFTMFAIAWFFLMVLFKPWIEPSLASEYLAGAILLGAAPCTAMVFVWSYLTRGDAAYTLVQVSLNDLIMLFAFAPIVVLLLGISDIQVPWNTVILSVVLYIVIPLSAGYLVRRTLINRHGQPWYESVFLKRLAPITPAALIVTLVLLFAFQGEVILANPLHIALIAVPLVVQTFLVFFIAYGWARLWKVRHCIAAPGAMIGASNFFELAVAAAIALFGLQSGAALATVVGVLVEVPLMLVLVRIANNTRDRFPV is encoded by the coding sequence ATGAGTGAGCAGCATATGGCCACACAAGCAGAGGAAACGTCCGGTGGTATGGGCCTGTTCGAACGCTACCTGTCTCTATGGGTAGCGCTGGCCATTGTCGCGGGTGTCGCGCTTGGGCAGTTTGCACCATCGGTGCCCAATGCTCTCGCACGCTTCGAATATGCTCAGGTCTCCATTCCTGTCGCCATGCTGATCTGGGCGATGATCTTTCCGATGATGGCTCAGATCGACTTCAATGCCGTGGCAGGCGTGCGCAAGGAGCCCAAGGGGCTGGCGATCACGACCGTAGTGAATTGGCTGATCAAGCCATTTACTATGTTTGCCATTGCCTGGTTTTTCCTGATGGTGCTGTTCAAGCCCTGGATCGAGCCGTCACTTGCCAGTGAGTATCTGGCGGGAGCTATCTTGCTGGGTGCTGCGCCGTGTACGGCCATGGTATTCGTATGGAGCTATCTGACCCGAGGGGATGCTGCCTACACTCTGGTGCAAGTCTCTCTGAATGACCTGATCATGCTGTTTGCCTTTGCTCCTATCGTTGTTCTGCTGTTGGGGATTTCAGATATTCAAGTGCCCTGGAATACCGTCATTCTGTCGGTGGTGTTGTATATCGTCATTCCCCTGAGTGCAGGCTATCTGGTGCGGCGCACGCTGATCAATCGTCATGGTCAGCCGTGGTATGAGTCGGTCTTTCTCAAGCGTCTGGCGCCAATCACTCCTGCGGCCCTGATTGTCACCCTGGTGCTCCTGTTTGCCTTCCAGGGCGAGGTCATCCTGGCCAATCCCCTGCATATTGCCCTGATCGCGGTGCCGCTGGTCGTCCAGACCTTTCTGGTGTTCTTCATCGCCTACGGTTGGGCAAGACTCTGGAAGGTGCGTCACTGTATTGCTGCGCCGGGAGCCATGATCGGAGCAAGCAATTTCTTCGAGCTAGCCGTGGCCGCCGCCATTGCCTTGTTTGGCCTGCAGTCCGGAGCGGCATTGGCCACGGTGGTCGGGGTGTTGGTGGAGGTGCCTTTGATGCTGGTTCTGGTGCGAATTGCCAACAACACCCGAGATCGATTTCCGGTGTAG
- the rnk gene encoding nucleoside diphosphate kinase regulator, translated as MHSPRVINRLDVERLQRLIDAVEQQDEAVAETLEEYLLMAEVMDPEDMPSDVVSMNSQVRITDVSSGESLARTLVYPHALASTPGAISVMAPLGASLLGRRLGEQWDGPRTTSGVRRWRLEEILWQPEREHEYHR; from the coding sequence ATGCATTCACCAAGGGTCATCAATCGCCTGGATGTCGAGCGTTTGCAGCGGCTGATCGACGCTGTCGAGCAGCAGGATGAAGCGGTCGCCGAGACGTTGGAAGAATATCTGCTGATGGCGGAAGTGATGGATCCAGAAGACATGCCGTCGGATGTCGTCAGCATGAACAGCCAAGTGCGCATCACGGATGTCAGTAGCGGCGAGTCGCTGGCACGCACACTGGTCTATCCTCATGCCCTGGCATCGACGCCAGGTGCGATTTCGGTGATGGCACCGTTGGGAGCATCATTGCTGGGGCGGCGCCTTGGAGAGCAATGGGATGGCCCTAGAACAACGTCTGGTGTGCGTCGTTGGCGTCTGGAAGAGATCCTGTGGCAGCCCGAGCGAGAGCATGAATATCACCGCTAA
- the arsC gene encoding arsenate reductase (glutaredoxin) (This arsenate reductase requires both glutathione and glutaredoxin to convert arsenate to arsenite, after which the efflux transporter formed by ArsA and ArsB can extrude the arsenite from the cell, providing resistance.) — protein MNPQIYHNPNCGTSRNTLAMLKASGEVPEVIEYLQTPPSRARLVELLSMMEIAPRDLLRRKGTPYDELKLDNPGLSDEQLIDAMMEHPILINRPIVVTAKGARLCRPSETVLDLLENPVERFVKEDGEVVQRAGAGQ, from the coding sequence ATGAATCCCCAGATCTATCACAACCCGAACTGCGGTACCTCGCGCAATACCTTGGCAATGCTCAAGGCTTCCGGTGAAGTCCCGGAGGTGATCGAGTATCTCCAGACCCCTCCGAGTCGAGCGCGTCTCGTGGAGCTCCTGTCGATGATGGAAATCGCTCCTCGGGACTTGCTGCGTCGCAAGGGCACGCCATATGACGAACTGAAGCTGGATAACCCTGGGCTGAGCGATGAGCAACTGATTGATGCCATGATGGAGCACCCGATCCTGATCAATCGCCCCATTGTCGTGACAGCGAAAGGGGCCAGGCTATGCCGCCCCTCGGAGACAGTACTGGACCTGCTGGAAAACCCTGTCGAGCGCTTCGTGAAGGAAGATGGGGAAGTGGTGCAGCGTGCTGGAGCCGGGCAATGA
- a CDS encoding ArsR/SmtB family transcription factor: protein MEISNVIESFSALAQETRLEAFRLLVRHEPEGLPAGEIARQLSVPHATMSAHLAVLTRAGLAASQRQGRSIIYRANLKHMQEAIRFLVRDCCGGHPEVCGPLGMSLSDCIPDQETR from the coding sequence ATGGAAATTTCAAACGTCATCGAAAGCTTTTCCGCCCTGGCTCAGGAAACGCGACTGGAGGCTTTTCGCCTGTTGGTGCGGCACGAACCTGAAGGGCTTCCGGCCGGGGAAATAGCACGGCAACTGTCTGTGCCCCACGCCACCATGTCAGCGCACCTGGCGGTGCTGACACGCGCAGGGTTGGCAGCGTCGCAGCGCCAAGGTCGGTCGATCATCTACAGGGCCAACCTGAAGCATATGCAGGAAGCGATCCGCTTTCTAGTACGTGATTGCTGTGGGGGCCACCCAGAAGTGTGCGGTCCTCTAGGCATGTCATTGAGCGATTGCATTCCGGACCAAGAGACTAGATGA
- the queA gene encoding tRNA preQ1(34) S-adenosylmethionine ribosyltransferase-isomerase QueA — translation MQRSDFHFELPEELIARYPSDERSDCRLLCVDGASGHLDHRRFPDLVDLLEEGDLLVFNDTRVIPARLHGHKASGGKVEMLLERPLDAHRGLVHLRSSKSPKPGTELHFEGGIQAVVEGRHDALFELRFLGDTPMITLLERHGHMPLPPYITRPDEGSDRERYQTVYARRDGAVAAPTAGLHFDEALLERLAAKGIESAFVTLHVGAGTFQPVRVDDIREHKMHSEWLEVGDEACAKVRKARAAGKKVIAVGTTSVRCLETASAGGNITPYSGDTDIFIYPGYQWRCVDALITNFHLPESTLLMLVSSFSGYDTVMTAYKEAVEQRYAFFSYGDAMFLTPASPRF, via the coding sequence ATGCAGCGCTCCGATTTTCACTTCGAGCTTCCTGAAGAGCTCATAGCCCGCTATCCGTCCGATGAGCGCAGCGACTGTCGTCTGCTGTGCGTCGACGGCGCCAGCGGCCACCTCGACCATCGCCGCTTCCCTGATCTCGTGGATCTTCTCGAAGAAGGCGATCTGCTGGTGTTCAATGACACTCGCGTGATCCCCGCCCGCCTGCATGGCCACAAGGCCAGTGGAGGCAAGGTCGAGATGCTGCTGGAACGCCCGCTGGATGCCCATCGTGGGCTCGTGCACCTGCGCTCCAGCAAGTCACCCAAACCTGGCACGGAACTCCATTTCGAAGGCGGCATCCAAGCCGTGGTCGAAGGGCGCCACGACGCGCTGTTTGAACTGCGTTTCCTGGGTGATACACCGATGATCACCCTGCTTGAGCGTCACGGCCACATGCCGCTGCCGCCATATATCACTCGCCCGGATGAAGGAAGTGATCGCGAACGCTATCAGACCGTCTATGCCCGCCGTGATGGTGCCGTCGCAGCTCCCACTGCCGGCTTGCATTTCGATGAAGCCCTGCTGGAACGTCTTGCGGCCAAGGGGATCGAATCCGCCTTCGTCACCTTGCATGTGGGCGCAGGCACCTTCCAGCCCGTGCGCGTCGACGATATTCGCGAGCACAAGATGCATAGCGAATGGCTTGAGGTCGGCGACGAAGCCTGTGCCAAAGTGCGCAAAGCCAGGGCGGCTGGCAAAAAGGTGATCGCCGTAGGCACAACCAGCGTGCGCTGCCTGGAAACTGCCAGTGCCGGCGGGAATATCACCCCCTACAGTGGCGACACCGATATCTTCATCTATCCGGGCTATCAGTGGCGCTGTGTGGATGCACTGATCACCAACTTCCACCTGCCGGAATCGACCCTGCTGATGCTGGTGTCGTCCTTCTCCGGCTACGATACCGTGATGACGGCATACAAGGAGGCAGTAGAACAGCGTTATGCCTTCTTCAGTTATGGCGATGCGATGTTCCTGACTCCCGCGTCGCCACGTTTTTGA